A region from the Melospiza georgiana isolate bMelGeo1 chromosome 10, bMelGeo1.pri, whole genome shotgun sequence genome encodes:
- the LOC131087544 gene encoding zinc finger protein OZF-like: protein MPQDTDAEQELSMESREDKCPRQNLVAEAVLSGSTAQESNTEEKPWRCRTRRGCKRSWRGSEGERANLGREGGQRWSQSLELVLREQLHDGEKPQKRVQCGKRFRRSSDLIKHQRTHTGERPYDCDQCRKRFKTSSHLLQHQRTHMEEMPFRCPDCGKGFRHKSHLVMHQQIHTGERPHKCEECGKSFSRNSSVIRHQVIHTGERPYECEECGKSFSLRSQLMRHQVVHTGERPHECEECGKSFSRSSTLIRHQRTHTGERPYECEECEKRFSLRYELSQHQRTHTGEQPYECDQCRKRFKSSSHLLQHQRTHTEERPFRCPDCGQGFRHNSHLVMHRQIHSGERPHECEECGKSFSRSSTLIRHQRTHTGERPYECGECGKRFRQSANLIQHRNIHTGKRSHRCGKCGKSFRQHSYLIRHQKIHTGERPYECDKCKKRFKTSTCLLKHYWIHREERPFQCPDCGKGFKHNCTLVTHRRIHTGERPYECEECGKSFSQRSHLNKHQRSHR from the exons ATGCCCCAGGACACTGATGCAG agcaggagctgagcatggagagcagggaggacaaatgcccGCGGCAGAACCTGGTGGCAGAGGCCGTTTTGAGCGGCTCCACAGCGCAGGAATCCAACACggaggaaaagccctggagatgccgcacgaggaggggctgcaaacgcagctggcggggatctgagggggaaagagccaACCTGGGCCGAGAAGGCGGCCAGAGATGGAGCCAGAGCTTGGAGCTGGTGCTCCGtgagcagctccatgatggggagaagccccagaAACGTGtgcagtgtgggaagaggttcCGGAGGAGCTCCGACCTGATCAAgcaccagaggacccacactggggaaCGGCCCTACGATTGTGATCAATGCAGGAAAAGATTTAAgaccagctcccatctcctccagcaccagcgcACGCACATGGAGGAGATGCCCTTCCGCTGCCCCGACTGTGGGAAGGGATTCAGGCACAAGTCCCATCTTGTCATGCACCAACAAATCCATACTGGGGAGAGGCCCCATAAGTGtgaggaatgtgggaagagcttcagccggAACTCCAGCGTGATCCGGCACCAGGTAATCCACACcggggagaggccctatgagtgtgaggagtgtgggaagagcttcagcttGAGATCCCAGCTGATGAGGCACCAGGTGgtccacactggggagaggccccacGAGTGtgaggaatgtgggaagagcttcagccggAGCTCCACCCTGATCAGgcaccagaggacccacactggggaaaggccctacgagtgtgagGAGTGTGAGAAGAGGTTTAGCTTGAGATACGAGCTGAGTCAGCATcagaggacccacactggggaaCAGCCCTACGAGTGCGATCAGTGCAGGAAGAGATTTAAGtccagctcccatctcctccagcaccagcgcacgcacacagaggagaggcccttccgctgccccGACTGTGGGCAGGGCTTCAGGCACAATTCCCATCTTGTCATGCACCGACAAATCCATAGTGGGGAGAGGCCCCACGAGTGtgaggaatgtgggaagagcttcagtcGGAGCTCAACCCTGATCAGgcaccagaggacccacactggggaacggccctacgagtgtggggagtgtgggaagaggttcAGACAGAGCGCCAACCTGATTCAGCACCGGAACATCCACACTGGAAAACGGTCGCACAGGTGTGGGAAATGTGGAAAGAGCTTCAGGCAGCATTCCTACCTGATCCGCCACCAAAAGATCCACacaggggagaggccctacgagtgtgatAAATGCAAGAAGAGGTTTAAGACCAGCACCTGTCTCCTCAAGCACTATTGGATTCACagagaggagaggcccttccaatgCCCTGACTGCGGGAAGGGATTCAAGCACAACTGCACCCTCGTCacccaccggcgcatccacaccggggagaggccctacgagtgtgaggagtgtgggaagagcttctcacaGCGCTCTCACTTGAACAAGCACCAACGGAGCCACcggtaa